The region TGACTCTGTCCAGGACTGCTCCGTCACTTCCTGGCTGGTCCCTGTGACCTCGAGTGTGTGGCTAGATTAAGGCTCCCAGACCAGGACACGGCCACATtgctccccttctcccacccctagttcatttcttcttccctgaccccccaccaccccctcagGGTTCTCTTGCTCTCagaccgccccctcccccccaccaccaccgtgGCCTAACCCTGACCACACTGGTCGAGAACCCCCGTGAAGAGCTTCCCCAGGGCAGGATGGTCGCGGCCTCTCCCCCGGAGGGGCAACAGAGGGGATTGTGTGCGGAAGAGAGAAGGCGTACCCTCCCCCCTGAGCCCCTCTGCGTTTTTTTCAGCTGCAGGGTGGGTGGCTCAGGGGCCACTCTCAGGCTGAGGTATGGCCATGACCATTCCCAAGAGCCCCAAGGGGAGGATGGGGCCAGGACGGGAGCAGAAGGGGCTCTTGGGCACCGAAGGGGGCCGAAGCTgggctcctctctgctccccaggtCAGCACTGGGGGTCCGGGCCGAGGACCAAGACCTCCTCAGATACCCCAGTCTCACAAAGTGccttcccctccctgcacctCACTTTGGGCCTGCCCGCCCAGGGGAGCGGGCTGGGGTATGAGTGAGGCAGCAATAAGGCAGGCAGCCCCCACAGAGGACCTGGGGTGCTTGCAGCGGGGGAGGATGGCTCACGTGCTCTGATCTGGGACCTGGGGAGGCAGGGCTGTGGTCCAGCCAGCCacaggcaggaggtggggagaggtttCAGGAAGGGCCAAGAGCCCCTGAGTACGTGACCCGGCAGGCTGTCGTGGGAACAGGGGCTGCAGACAGGACTGGATAGCAGGAAGTAGCCACTTGGCCCATAGAGGCTTTCTGGGCTGACCGGGGGCTGAGGGCGGGGAGTACAGCCTGGAacctcctcccccatcctgctGGCCCCACACCTGGCCCCCGCGTGTGGAACTGACTGACTGCTAGCTCCCAGGCCTCCTCAGGCCACACCGCGGGCCTGCCGCAGGcttgtgggggcaggggctggtttATCTCACTGGGCCCTGTCCACTCCTCCACTGGCGCTcaggaagctgggggtgggggtcagccaGGCAGGAAGCCTGAGGTCAGCGGCCGCAGCCCAGAGCAGCCGGCGCCCAGCCCTGGCAGCATGTGGATACTCGTGCTGCTGTGGCCCGTGGTGCTGGGGTTCAGCCTGGAAGATGACAGCCAGAACACCCTCACCTACGACGAGATGGGGAGCACGGGGGCAGGTAATGGCGAGTGACCTTGGGCCCTGTCTTGGGCCTGGGGGGGAGACCTAGTAGAGTTGATGAGTGGGAGACAGGGAATTGGGGAGGGGGGTCCTCCAGCCCAGCCCGGAGCCCATGGGGCTGGGGGTGTCGTGTCCAGCCCTGACCCACCAAGCTGGGGGCTCCTGAGAGCTGGGGCCTGGACTGTagcaccacccccgccccccccccccaccgccgcacCGGGAGCAGCACCAGCGGGGGTTGGGGCCGGGAGGTGGGGGTGACGCCTGGACTCTCAACACCTCTATCCCCTTTCCCCCAGATGGCACAGTGGGGCCCTTGAGCGGGCCCCAGGAGAAGACCCCTCACTCACCCCACCTGCGCAGCTTCCCCGGCCAGCTCCGGGGCAACAGCAGCAACATTCTGGAGCTCCCAGACAGCTCTCGGGCCCTGCTGCTGGGCTGGGTGTCCACGAGGCTGGTGCCCGCACTCTACGGGCTGACCCTGCTGGTGGGGCTGCCCGCAAACGGCCTGGCGCTGTGGGTGCTGGCCACCCGGGTGCCGCGGCTGCCCTCCACCATGCTGCTGATGAACCTGGCGGCCGCCGACCTCCTGCTGGCCCTGACACTGCCGCTGCGTGTCGCCTACCACCTGCAGGACCAGCACTGGCCGTTCGGCGAGGCCGCCTGCCGCGCGACCACCGCCGCGCTCTATGGCCACATGTACGGCTCCGTGCTGCTGCTGGCCGCCGTCAGCCTGGACCGCTACCTCGGCGTGGTGCACCCGCTCCGGGCCCTCACCCTGCGCGGCAGGCGCCTGGCCGCTGGGCTCTGCGTGGTGGCCTGGCTGGTGGCCGGCGCCCTGGCGCTGCCCCTGGCGCTGCAGCCGCAGACCTTCCAGTTGTCGCACTCGGACCACGTGCTGTGCCACGACGCGCTGCCCGTGGGCGTCCAGGCCTCCTACTGGCGACCCGTCTTCCTCTGCCTGGCCGTGCTCGGCTGCTTCCTGCCGCTGCTGGTCATGCTGCTGAGCTACGGGGCCACCCTGTGCGCGCTGGCGGCCGGGGGCCCGCGCTACGGCCACGCACTGAGGCTCACCGCGCTGGTGCTGGCCTCGGCCATGGCCTTCTTCGTGCCCAGCAACATACTGCTGTTGCTGCACTACTCGGACCCGCGCCCGGACGCCTGGGGGGACCTGTACGCCGCCTATGTGCCCAGCCTGGCGCTCAGCACCCTCAACAGCTGCATGGACCCCTTCATCTACTACTACGTGTCTGTGGAGTTCAGGGACAAGGTGCGGGAGGGGCTGCTCTGCGTAGCTGGGGGCGCCTCCGCCACCTCCAGGGAGGGGGGCGCCCAGGGCACTCGCACCCGGTCCACCTCACTCGTGTGAAGGCCCCCCAGAAGgcggggcaggtggagagggggTCGTGCGGGGTCGAGCGGGGCCCCCTCCTGATTCATGTCTACCGGGAACCCCTGAATGTGAGCTTAtctggaaacagggtctttgcaggtgttaTTAAAATTCGGTCATACTGGCGTAGGGGAAGCCCTAAATCTGCcgtgaccagtgtccttataaggagaggcCCACATGCACACAGGGGAAGAGGCCATCTGACCACGAAGGCAGACATTGGGGTGAACAGGACGACTGCTAGCAGCCACGAGAAGCCGGGACGGCAGCCTGAGACGCCCTCCCTCGGAGCCCCCCCCAAAGAAGCGAACCCTGCCCACATCCTGATCTCaagcttctggcctccagaatagtcagagaataaatttctgttgttttaagtcgcCTGTTTTGTGGTTTTGGGTTAGAGCAgcaccaaaaaaatgaatataggGGTTAAATGCATACTCCCAGGCCCAGCCAGCTCCCTCACGTCCAAGGTGGGGCAGAGGCAAGGCTGATGCTGCCGTGGACCCGCTCCAGGAACCCCCTCCTAGGAGGAGGCTTGGGCCGCCCGCCCCCCTCATGGCCCAGGCAGCCAGGAGGCTGGTTGGCAGTCCTCCTTCCCCAAAGCCCAGCATCTAGCCCTGGGATGGGCTCCAGGGTTTGGGGTGTCTCCTGGACAATCACCGTGGAGGCCCTCGTTCTGCTCCCCAGAGCCCGGTGCGGCCTGTCACTGGGACCCACAGGACTGTCACCTACTGTCACCTTGGAGGCAGGACGGTACCTCTTCCCCTTAACCCAAGGTCTGACTCTTCTTGATGTTAACgtcccccaccaccccaggacCAGGTGGGTGGGCAACGGGAGGGTGGACCGGTGGGCCTGGGCAGGGGCTACAACCCTGcgacccccaccccaagctgttTACCCCGGGTCTGAGCCGTTCTgaatggagtggtggggggggggggtactgcAAGGGGTGGGGACAGCATGGGGCACTTTGTCTGGAGCCACGGAGACGTCAACTGTGGGAGGCTCTCCCAaggcagaggggggtgggggccatTCCTGGGCTCCCCATCGGGGCCCGTATGTGTCTGGTCTAGAGAAAAATGAGCCAGTGGGTGGGCAGCCCCAGGACACACGCACATGCCCGTGAGCCTGGAAAAGTGTAAGATCAGCGAAGTACACCCTTGTCAGTAGCCTGGTTGATGACGTAGGAGTTTTCCAAGATGTTACCGCTGGGGTAGGGGTGCGGGGAGGCTGGGTGAACGGTAGACCTCTCTGTACCGGTAGAATTTCTTACAAATGCACGGGAATCTATGATTAGGTTGGGGTGCAGGTGTTCGAAAGGCTCCTCCCCGCCCGGCCCTGAAAGGCTGAGCTGGAGACTAGGGAACAGAGGTGCTGGGGGGCCTGACGGGAGCTGGGCCTCCAGCCCTCAGTGCTGCTCCCCCACCCAGGCCAAAGCCTGTCTGTGACTCTGGAAAGGAACTTTTATTATGGGAGCGGCCTCCACAGGGAGCGGGggctggtgggggtgaggggcgcGGGAAGTGGCCAGGGACCCACTGGCTGGGCAGCGCCCTCAAGGGTCTCTGTGCTGTCCCTGCTGGAGGTCAGAGACGAGCGGCACTGGCCGCCATAAATACCACTGCACAGGGGAGAAGACAGGCCATGCCCGTGAGGGACCAGAAACAGGTGTGCCCTGAGGGTCACAGAGAGGAATGTGACCACAGCTGGAGGGTCCCCCGAGGAAGGCAGGTCTGGTTGCGGAGCTGGGGCTCCCCCGCCAGGAAGCTGGGAGAGGGCAGTCCCCCCATATGGCTTTCCCTGAGGGCCTGGCCCTCTTGGCACCAAACATTCGGGGATCCCTGGGGTGAGACAAGATGGGGGTGTGTGGGGAATGTGACAGTTATGGGACAAGTCGAGGTCTAGGTCCGGGGGTTCGgcagcccaggtgccccaaagagggCCCAAGCTTTGCATTTTGGAGAAAGGAGGCCTGTTTCATTTTGAAGTTGGTGATGAGGGGATGGTTGCTTATCTATGTCCCTGATTTGGCTAAATGTCATCGTGTCTCCTCCGACAGAGGCCTCTGGCCACAGGTCCTTCCCGGGAGCATCCCCTCTCCTGGAGCGGGAGCTGCTCTGGCCCGAGGAGGGGGTGCCCAGCCCCAGGTGCAGCTGGGGAAGTGGGGGGATCAAGGCTGACCCTTCTGTTgagggagggctgggaggaggcccGTCATCCATCGAGGCAGGTCTCTGCGTTCTGTGTATCAGGTTCATTTAGAGGCTGGGTTGCGGCCACCTGGGGCGGGGGCCGCCAGCCCACCAGAGAGTTAAGGGAACTCTCCCATCAGTGGCCCCCTTCCGGTGAGACCGACAGAGACAGGACGCAGCCAGATCAAGTCCTCCCGCTCGGAGCGTTAGGAAGAGAAGCCACTCTGactgaagagggaaaaagagaaagacaccGTGTGGGCTGCTAGGCCTTCGGGGGGGCCGGCGTGCCCTTTGCTGAACCCACCTCTGCGTCGTGGCTCAGCCTGGCTGCCTCTGCCCACTGCGGCAGGTGCACCCCCCTGGAGAATAGGCTCAGGACCCTGCCCGCCCCCACCGGGTCACGGTGGTAGGACAGGTTGTTCACTTCTGGTCCACACAACAACGTGGGTGGATGGCAAGGGAACTCCGCTAAGTGAGAAAAGCTGATCTCCAGAGGATTCCGTTTACACAGCATTCCCCGAATGACAGACTCTCCGGGTGGGCGTGGCTGTAAAAGGGCAGCTGCTGTGTACCTTGCCCATGGTGGTGATGACACAGAGCTACCCATGGGGGAAGACGGCAGACTCAGATGTGACAGTGGTGAAATGAACAAGTAAGCTGCAAAGTTTAAGGGTGTATATTGTAATCCCCAGGGGCTGAATCAAAATGGAATCctaaaaaaatattccatacaTGCAAAAGGAGGCACACGGAggacaaaacagaacaaatattgAAACAATAGCCATAAGCCCAGCTCTACCAATAATTATCTTAGATGCACCTGGACCAAGCCCCAGTGCTTGGTGTGGGATGACAGCAGCCCTGAACTTCTGGGACTTTGCTGGATACTGGTGGAAAAGAATTCCACTAAGTTCGCTGAATGACGCTGACCACCTGCCTTCGCCACTAGCGTGCGGTAGGGAGACCCTGCCAAGGCAGGCCGGGCACGGGTGGACACAGCCCGCGGCCTGACAGTGCAGCCAGCCCCAGGGGCTGGCACCTACCTAAGCTGATTAAAGTCAACCTGTGGCTTAAACCTCTTGAGTTTGTTGTAACTAGACCCAAAAGAttcgcctcctccaggaagtcggCCTGGCAGCCCTTTCTCAGCCTCACCCCACAGGGCTCTCTGGTCTCCCAcccacttcctcctccctcccctggggtGACAAAGATTCTCTGATCAAACTCCACTCTTTCTGACTAGGTCTCCACTTCTGGGCTTTGGTGTTCATCTCAGCGCTGTCCAGTTATAGCAGGAACGCTCTACGTCAGTTTAAGCCCGAATTCCCACTCCATACCTGATCACCCTCGATATCTAATCCATACCTGATCACCCTCGATATCTAATCCATACCTGATCACCCTCGATATCTAATCCATACCTGATCACCCTCGATATCTAATATTTAATCGAgtccctccttcccaccagccCTGGGGCACTGTCTGATACCCTGGCCTGCCTTTAGCGGGAATGCTGTTAGGTGGGTTCAGCCACAATCCCCCCTTCATCCCTGATGTTTCCGGTCAGTAATTCTCGGTCCACTGACCCCCCCGACCCTTGGCTATAAACCCCCCCTTTGTCTTGTAGTATTCAGAGCTGCGTCCTGTCTTCCCCTCCACTGCAAGACCCCACTGCATGACCTGCTACCTATCACCAGTCCCCTCCCTTGAACAGTCTTCCTTGCCATCTTAACAAGCATCgtgaataatttctttctttaacgGGGTTCCAGGGCGCCTCATGGGCAGGTCTGTCCTGGGGTTGTGTCCTCGGGAGGGCTCAGCCTCCCCACGCTCGTACAGGCTGTTCTCTGATGGGTGTTGGACAGactgtggggagaagagagaatggatCCCCCACCATGTTCCTGGAAACCTACAGGCTGACCTGTCTGTTGGTCACTCCCACTCCCTGTCAGGTCCAGGGCAACTAGGGGGaaggagttggggtggggggggggggcttagcTCTCACctgtcctctgcctcctcctccaagTCCATCACCTCATGGCCATGGCCAGCTGCCAGGTGCCCGGCGTCTGGGGGAGCTGGGTCATAGTCATAGCTGTAGGAGGCAGAGGCCGGTGTCAGCTGCTCTGGAAGGAAGCGGGGGCTAGGTCGGTAGGAGGGCACTGGAGGGAGAGGATCTGGATAGCAGACAGCTCAGAGAGACCATGAAAAGGAGATGATGTGTCCCAGAGCAacaggcaggaggtgggaggtcacaagggtggggcaaggGGACACAGCGTTCAGAGATGGGTAGTAGACGCAGAAAGGCACAaacttggggtggggagagactcAGCAAGACTGAGGAGCGGCAGAAACCCAGATGCAAGGAACCAGAGATGGGGGAGGACACAAAGCCTAAGGAACAGAGACAAAAAGACAGAGACTGGAGGGGAGATGCAGGGGCCACAGCTAGGGGGAAAGCTGGGAGGATCAGGGAGAGACAGGGAATCAAGggctgtcggggggggggggggggggaaaggggcgaggaggggaggaagaggagagcgATGCTAgacaggagggaggaggtggtggggaaggggaggaggtgcTGGGGAGGAGGTCATAGCAGGGAGAGGTGATGGAGAAGATAGGGCAATGCACTATGTCCAGGGGGAGCTGAGGTCCCAGAGGCCAGACCCAAGGTGGGTCCTCACCGAGGGCACAGTGGCTAGGGGGCGCGGGCTCCAATCTCGCGCGGCGTAGGCAGGCAGCCTCCTGCAGGTGGCAGGCGCTGGTGTAGAGGACTCCGTCGGAGCCGCACACCGGCTCCCCGCCGGCGCTACAGTAGCGGGCGCAGCCACAGCGCGCAATCTTCGCCCCCTCCTCCGGGGCGGCCGCAGGACCCCGCGCGCCCGGGGACCAGCCTGGGGGCGAAGCGGAGTCGGCCGGCTCTTCGGGACCCCAACCCCCACCTGGCCGGCGCCTCCCACCAGGCCTGGAGTGGGGGAAAAgtccctgggggcagggacgACCTTCCCCAGGGTAGGGGCGGGTGCGCGACGGTTACTGGGAGTCCCTGAGCCCTGACCTGGTGGAATTTGCCTACCATTACGAAAACAAATAGAAGTTATCAACGAAAGCAATATAAACCTActtcaaaatgtttataaaaaaataaagaaaaggaccCTGAAGGACACTCCAGCCCCGTCCAGACCTGCGCTGTGGCCACTCTCCGAGTTCATGGCCAGGGCCCTGCAGTTCCTACACCTCTGGTTTGTGGAGGAAGGGGGCACCACCGGTTCTGCTCTGGGCGCCCTCCCACCCCAATCGGCCCCATCCCCTCTCCAGTCTCCCGTGCACCCCGCTCGGCCCCGCCCCTTCCCGCTGCCCGCCCACACCCCTCGGCCCCGCCCCTCATCACTGCCCGCCCACACCCCTCGGCCCCGCCCCTCACCACTGCCCGCCCACACCACACgctcggccccgcccctcccactGCCCGCCCACACCACACGCTCGGCCCCGCCCCTCCTCACCGCCCGCCCACACCCCGCTCGGCCTTGGCCTCAAAGTGTGCGCCCTTGACCGAGCTCCGTCCTCCTGCCTTTACCAAGCTGTCCTCCTCTGCCTAGAGACCCCGCTTCCTTGCTCTGATCTGAGCTCCAAGAGGACGGTCGGGGTGGCTGGTGGTAAGGGGAGGCGGCGGCCCGCGCACTCACCGGGGCCCTGAG is a window of Zalophus californianus isolate mZalCal1 chromosome 1, mZalCal1.pri.v2, whole genome shotgun sequence DNA encoding:
- the F2RL3 gene encoding proteinase-activated receptor 4 — protein: MWILVLLWPVVLGFSLEDDSQNTLTYDEMGSTGADGTVGPLSGPQEKTPHSPHLRSFPGQLRGNSSNILELPDSSRALLLGWVSTRLVPALYGLTLLVGLPANGLALWVLATRVPRLPSTMLLMNLAAADLLLALTLPLRVAYHLQDQHWPFGEAACRATTAALYGHMYGSVLLLAAVSLDRYLGVVHPLRALTLRGRRLAAGLCVVAWLVAGALALPLALQPQTFQLSHSDHVLCHDALPVGVQASYWRPVFLCLAVLGCFLPLLVMLLSYGATLCALAAGGPRYGHALRLTALVLASAMAFFVPSNILLLLHYSDPRPDAWGDLYAAYVPSLALSTLNSCMDPFIYYYVSVEFRDKVREGLLCVAGGASATSREGGAQGTRTRSTSLV